One region of Bacillus pumilus genomic DNA includes:
- the spo0A gene encoding sporulation transcription factor Spo0A, with product MEKIKVCVADDNRELVGLLTEYIEGQEDMEVLGVAYNGQECLTLFKDKEPDVLLLDIIMPHLDGLAVLERLRENNDMTKQPSVIMLTAFGQEDVTKKAVDLGASYFILKPFDMENLVGHIRQVSGNGTQVTHRSSSIQNSVLRNKPEPKRRNLDASITTIIHEIGVPAHIKGYLYLREAISMVYNDIELLGSITKVLYPDIAKKFNTTASRVERAIRHAIEVAWSRGNIDSISSLFGYTVSMSKAKPTNSEFIAMVADRLRLEHRAS from the coding sequence GTGGAGAAAATTAAAGTGTGTGTAGCTGATGACAATCGAGAGCTTGTTGGCCTTTTGACAGAGTATATTGAGGGACAGGAAGATATGGAAGTACTTGGCGTGGCGTATAATGGTCAGGAATGTCTAACATTATTTAAAGATAAAGAGCCCGACGTTCTCCTCTTAGATATTATCATGCCTCATTTAGACGGTCTTGCTGTACTGGAACGCCTCCGTGAAAACAATGACATGACCAAACAGCCAAGTGTGATTATGCTAACGGCGTTTGGACAAGAAGATGTCACGAAAAAAGCAGTTGATCTAGGCGCATCTTATTTCATCTTAAAGCCATTTGATATGGAAAACCTAGTCGGTCATATTCGTCAAGTCAGTGGAAACGGCACACAAGTCACCCATCGATCTTCATCTATCCAAAACAGTGTCCTTCGAAACAAACCTGAACCGAAACGCAGAAACTTAGATGCGAGCATTACAACGATTATTCATGAGATTGGCGTCCCGGCTCATATTAAAGGTTACTTATACTTAAGAGAAGCCATTTCGATGGTGTACAATGACATCGAGCTTCTCGGAAGCATCACAAAAGTGTTGTATCCAGACATCGCGAAGAAATTTAACACGACCGCGAGCAGAGTAGAACGAGCGATTCGTCATGCGATTGAAGTGGCTTGGAGCAGAGGAAACATTGATTCCATTTCCTCACTCTTTGGTTATACAGTCAGCATGTCTAAAGCAAAACCAACCAATTCTGAATTTATCGCAATGGTGGCTGATCGTCTGCGCTTAGAGCATAGAGCAAGCTAG
- a CDS encoding Rap family tetratricopeptide repeat protein — protein sequence MGKLKIHSAEVANEISKWTRVISQNDLEKSAIYKEKIQNLLKNTDEDREVLLYYQLVNGRHEMLLGNIEKANHIMKSVGTLDEKADDIINFYFYFYKGQYAAYVKKYDEAISFYKIAEQRLKRVNEDLEVGTFHHKVASIYYELKQNFISINHIKKAIDTFKAHEEYTAQAIDSLILHASNCIDLIQFDEAEEKYQEALEKSKRINNEVLIGKCYHNLAVLYYAKHDYEKSAQYAKKGMGIQMHRDNSHYYIQSLYVLANALVHLGDQVAKEYIKEGIQYSCDIQNNEYIVKFEILDLMCENSGAADVFSEKLDYIEKNRLYVELEDLSEQISKYFKERNDYQNAIRFLEKKFDAQILQKKVEVIL from the coding sequence ATGGGAAAGCTGAAAATCCACTCTGCTGAGGTAGCGAACGAAATTAGCAAGTGGACGAGGGTCATTTCTCAAAATGACCTAGAAAAATCTGCTATCTATAAAGAGAAAATTCAGAATTTGCTAAAAAATACAGATGAAGACCGCGAAGTTCTCCTGTATTATCAGCTTGTGAATGGCCGACATGAAATGTTACTTGGAAATATTGAAAAAGCCAATCACATTATGAAGAGTGTCGGAACGCTTGATGAGAAAGCAGATGACATTATTAATTTTTATTTTTACTTTTACAAAGGCCAATATGCTGCATATGTGAAAAAGTATGATGAAGCCATCAGTTTTTACAAAATTGCAGAACAGCGTCTAAAGCGTGTGAATGAGGACCTTGAAGTAGGGACTTTTCATCATAAGGTTGCTTCAATCTATTACGAACTGAAACAAAATTTCATATCCATTAATCATATTAAAAAAGCCATCGATACGTTCAAAGCGCATGAAGAATATACAGCGCAGGCGATTGACAGCTTGATTTTACATGCAAGTAATTGTATCGATTTGATCCAATTTGACGAAGCGGAGGAAAAATACCAAGAAGCACTTGAGAAAAGTAAACGCATTAACAATGAAGTGCTGATTGGGAAATGCTATCACAATTTAGCCGTTCTTTATTATGCGAAGCATGATTACGAAAAAAGCGCACAATATGCCAAAAAAGGGATGGGCATTCAAATGCACCGTGACAATAGCCATTATTACATCCAATCTTTATACGTTCTGGCAAATGCCTTGGTTCATCTAGGAGATCAAGTGGCGAAAGAATATATTAAAGAGGGCATTCAGTATAGCTGTGATATCCAAAATAATGAATATATAGTAAAATTTGAAATTTTAGATTTAATGTGCGAAAATAGTGGAGCAGCAGACGTATTCTCTGAAAAATTAGACTACATAGAAAAAAATAGATTATATGTGGAGCTTGAGGATTTGTCTGAACAAATATCGAAATACTTCAAGGAACGAAATGACTATCAAAACGCCATTCGTTTTCTTGAAAAGAAATTCGATGCACAAATACTTCAAAAGAAAGTGGAGGTTATCTTATGA
- a CDS encoding DUF2627 domain-containing protein, with translation MGRILALVIILIPGALAALGIKLLRDTVFGIIIAPFPFLWLQGIAGLVFLGGGLYVVAGFILYRDRKRNKVTTRFKQR, from the coding sequence ATGGGGAGAATACTTGCATTAGTGATTATTTTAATACCTGGCGCGCTTGCTGCACTTGGAATTAAGCTTTTGCGTGACACTGTTTTCGGTATCATCATTGCACCATTTCCATTTTTATGGCTGCAAGGAATTGCAGGGTTGGTTTTTTTAGGGGGAGGTCTTTACGTAGTCGCTGGCTTTATTTTATATAGAGACCGCAAACGAAATAAAGTGACCACCCGCTTTAAACAGAGATAA
- the spoIVB gene encoding SpoIVB peptidase, giving the protein MPEKMRKAIGVILLVSLISTGFMSIVKEYISIPTNVAVFEKQKHSIDTSIEASANASSQAFSLSEKKNQLEVTGQKAGKAEIVYDFKGFPIKKTKVDVLPELKVVPGGQSIGVKLHSVGVLVVGFHQITTADGKKSPGEAAGIQSGDMIIEINGQKMEKMNDLTPFIQKAGKTGETLRLLIKRDHKTFQTTLTPAKDASEGTYRIGLYIRDSAAGIGTMTFFEPSSKKYGALGHVISDMDTKKPIVVDNGEIVRSTVTSIEKGTGGNPGEKLARFSSERKTIGDISRNSPFGIFGTLTEKLENHVSDKPLPVALSNEVKEGPAEILTVVDHDKVEKFDIKIVSTTPQKFPATKGMVLKVTDERLLSKTGGIVQGMSGSPIIQNGKVIGAVTHVFVNDPTSGYGVHIEWMLSEAGIDLYQKNKKAS; this is encoded by the coding sequence ATGCCCGAAAAGATGAGAAAAGCCATTGGTGTGATTCTCCTTGTTTCTTTAATAAGTACAGGGTTTATGAGCATAGTGAAGGAATACATCAGCATTCCAACAAATGTTGCTGTATTTGAAAAACAGAAGCACTCAATTGACACATCAATAGAAGCGTCAGCCAATGCTTCTTCACAAGCCTTTAGTCTTTCAGAGAAAAAGAATCAGCTTGAAGTAACAGGACAAAAGGCGGGAAAAGCCGAAATTGTTTATGATTTTAAAGGATTTCCTATTAAGAAAACAAAAGTCGACGTTCTCCCTGAATTAAAAGTCGTTCCTGGAGGACAATCCATTGGCGTCAAGCTCCACTCTGTAGGAGTTCTCGTTGTAGGTTTTCATCAAATCACAACAGCAGACGGCAAAAAATCACCAGGCGAAGCCGCAGGCATTCAATCAGGGGATATGATCATTGAAATCAATGGTCAAAAGATGGAGAAAATGAATGACCTCACCCCATTTATCCAGAAAGCAGGGAAAACAGGTGAAACGCTTCGTTTACTCATAAAAAGAGACCATAAAACCTTTCAAACAACATTAACACCCGCAAAAGATGCAAGTGAAGGCACCTATCGAATTGGTCTTTACATTCGAGATTCCGCAGCAGGAATCGGCACGATGACCTTCTTTGAACCATCTTCTAAAAAATATGGTGCCCTAGGGCATGTCATTTCTGACATGGATACAAAAAAACCAATTGTTGTCGACAATGGTGAAATTGTCAGATCAACCGTAACATCGATTGAAAAAGGCACAGGAGGCAATCCTGGAGAAAAATTGGCAAGATTCTCTTCCGAACGAAAAACGATAGGTGATATATCCCGCAACAGCCCATTTGGTATCTTTGGTACGTTAACCGAAAAGCTTGAAAATCATGTATCAGACAAACCGCTTCCAGTCGCTTTATCAAATGAAGTAAAAGAAGGTCCAGCAGAAATTTTAACCGTTGTGGATCATGATAAAGTGGAGAAGTTTGATATTAAAATCGTCAGCACGACTCCGCAGAAATTCCCGGCAACAAAAGGGATGGTATTGAAGGTAACAGATGAGCGTCTTTTAAGTAAAACGGGCGGTATCGTCCAAGGTATGAGCGGAAGCCCTATCATCCAAAACGGAAAAGTCATCGGGGCAGTCACACACGTTTTCGTCAATGACCCGACAAGTGGCTACGGCGTACACATTGAATGGATGCTGTCAGAAGCAGGCATCGATCTTTATCAAAAAAACAAAAAAGCAAGCTGA
- a CDS encoding TlyA family RNA methyltransferase: protein MTSKKERLDVLLVEQGLMETREKAKRAIMAGIVYSNENRLDKPGEKIARDTPLTVKGNPLKYVSRGGLKLEKALKEFDLTVEGKLLIDIGSSTGGFTDCAIQNGAVKSYAVDVGYNQLAWKLRQDDRVIVMERTNFRHSVPGDFTEGLPEVASIDVSFISLKLILPALKHILVPGGDCIALVKPQFEAGRELVGKKGIVRDPSVHLGVLEEMNEFAAKEGYDVKDVSFSPITGGDGNIEFLLHLVLHPDQEENAALQVSELEKIVKEAHSVLKEKKNSPEPADT, encoded by the coding sequence ATGACATCAAAGAAAGAACGACTTGACGTTTTATTAGTCGAACAAGGACTAATGGAAACGAGAGAGAAAGCAAAGCGTGCCATTATGGCAGGGATCGTTTACTCAAATGAAAACCGTTTGGATAAACCAGGAGAGAAAATCGCTCGTGATACACCGCTCACTGTGAAAGGGAACCCTCTGAAATATGTGAGCCGCGGCGGATTAAAACTGGAAAAAGCGCTAAAAGAATTCGACTTAACCGTTGAAGGGAAATTGCTAATTGATATTGGTTCATCAACAGGTGGATTTACAGATTGTGCGATTCAAAATGGAGCAGTCAAATCATATGCTGTTGATGTTGGCTACAATCAGCTTGCGTGGAAATTAAGGCAGGATGACAGGGTAATCGTCATGGAGCGCACCAATTTCCGTCATTCCGTCCCAGGAGATTTTACTGAAGGATTGCCAGAAGTAGCGTCAATTGATGTCTCTTTTATTTCACTTAAACTCATCCTTCCGGCTTTAAAGCACATTCTTGTCCCGGGCGGAGACTGTATTGCACTCGTCAAGCCTCAATTTGAAGCAGGCAGAGAGCTTGTTGGGAAAAAAGGCATCGTGCGAGATCCATCGGTCCACCTTGGTGTACTCGAAGAGATGAATGAATTTGCTGCAAAAGAAGGCTATGATGTGAAGGATGTATCATTTTCGCCTATTACTGGCGGAGACGGGAATATTGAGTTCCTTCTCCATTTAGTGCTTCATCCCGATCAAGAAGAGAATGCGGCACTTCAGGTTTCAGAGCTTGAAAAGATCGTCAAGGAAGCCCATTCTGTATTGAAAGAAAAGAAAAACAGTCCTGAGCCGGCTGACACATGA
- a CDS encoding polyprenyl synthetase family protein, with the protein MLVTSNLNEFLTTRKQTIEDYLFTYVQELTIPEDLKSSMLYSLKAGGKRLRPVLVLALLNAYGKNEEDGIPVGCAVEMIHTYSLIHDDLPCMDDDDLRRGKPTNHKVYGEATAVLAGDALLTESFRLITSQLSSSVSADKKLRIVDELVKSAGALGMVGGQFDDMEAEQKQVSLAELESIHARKTGKLLTFSVAAGAMLAGASDDDIEKLREFSYHIGIAFQIRDDILDLEGSEEKIGKRVGSDTANEKSTYPSLLTLSGAKEKLHEHITRAKEIVSNLQLEQQLLHDLCDLIASRDH; encoded by the coding sequence ATGCTGGTGACAAGTAATTTAAATGAATTTTTAACAACACGAAAACAGACCATTGAAGATTATTTATTTACATATGTTCAGGAATTGACGATTCCTGAAGACCTGAAATCTTCTATGCTCTATTCTCTTAAAGCGGGCGGGAAAAGGCTTCGACCTGTTCTCGTTCTTGCTCTTCTAAATGCCTACGGTAAAAACGAAGAAGACGGTATACCTGTCGGCTGTGCGGTTGAGATGATTCATACGTATTCATTGATACATGATGACCTTCCTTGCATGGACGACGATGACCTTCGCAGAGGAAAACCGACGAATCATAAAGTGTACGGAGAAGCAACAGCGGTTCTCGCAGGTGATGCCCTTTTAACAGAAAGCTTCCGCCTGATTACATCTCAGCTGTCTAGCAGCGTCTCTGCTGACAAAAAGCTCAGAATTGTGGATGAGCTTGTAAAGTCAGCAGGTGCTCTAGGAATGGTTGGCGGTCAATTTGACGACATGGAAGCAGAGCAAAAGCAAGTATCGCTTGCTGAACTAGAATCCATTCACGCCCGTAAAACAGGAAAACTCCTTACGTTCAGCGTCGCAGCAGGTGCAATGCTAGCAGGAGCATCAGATGACGATATCGAAAAGCTAAGGGAATTTAGCTATCATATTGGCATTGCGTTTCAAATCCGTGATGATATTTTAGATCTCGAAGGAAGCGAAGAAAAAATCGGAAAACGGGTCGGCTCTGATACAGCAAATGAAAAGTCGACATATCCTTCTTTATTAACGCTTTCAGGAGCAAAAGAAAAGCTGCATGAGCACATCACACGTGCAAAAGAAATTGTCTCAAATCTTCAATTAGAGCAGCAATTGTTGCATGATTTATGTGATCTAATTGCCTCAAGAGATCATTAA
- the ahrC gene encoding transcriptional regulator AhrC/ArgR, which translates to MNKGQRHIKIREIIASQEIETQDELVDILKSDGYNITQATVSRDIKELHLVKVPTNNGTYKYSLPADQRFNPLSKLKRSLMDAFIKMDAASHLIVLKTMPGNAQAIGALMDNLDWEEIMGTICGDDTILIICRTPDDTETVSSKILELL; encoded by the coding sequence ATGAATAAAGGTCAAAGGCATATCAAGATTAGAGAAATCATCGCGAGCCAAGAGATTGAAACACAAGATGAACTAGTCGATATTTTAAAATCCGATGGATATAACATTACACAAGCGACCGTTTCAAGAGATATTAAAGAATTGCATTTAGTGAAAGTGCCAACGAACAATGGAACATATAAATACAGCCTTCCAGCGGATCAGCGGTTTAATCCGCTGTCTAAACTAAAGCGATCCTTAATGGATGCATTTATTAAAATGGATGCTGCCAGTCATTTAATCGTCCTCAAAACCATGCCGGGTAATGCACAGGCGATTGGGGCTTTAATGGATAATTTAGATTGGGAAGAAATCATGGGAACCATTTGCGGAGATGACACCATTTTGATCATTTGCCGCACTCCAGATGATACGGAAACAGTTTCAAGCAAAATTTTAGAGCTTCTATAA
- the recN gene encoding DNA repair protein RecN, producing the protein MLAELTIKNFAIIEELTVSFEKGLTVLTGETGAGKSIMIDAVSLLVGGRGSSEFVRYGEKKAELEGLFLVPAADHPVFALCEEHGIDATDEMMILRRDMNNNGKSICRINGKLVTISLLREVGRLLLDIHGQHDNQLLMEDENHLHLLDQFGAEEIAPALSQYQEAYEQYTKTAQKLKQLSENEQEMVHRLDLLQFQLEEIEAAQLEPGEDEKLQEERHQISNYEKIFSSLQNAYNALRNEQGGLDWVGMSSSELEQVSEINDDLKKLSEQVSNSYYLLEDSTFQMRSMLDQLEFDPARLDLIESRLNEMKQLKRKYGTTVEEILEYAAKIEEEIDQIQNRDSHLQTLKNKLDAMSRDALLEALNVSELRKKWAKKLAKQIQTELKDLYMEKSTFDTSFSIRYAPFSSTDNPLLDGKPVQLGKNGIDQAQFVISTNPGEPMKSLSKVASGGEISRVMLAVKSIFSAKQEVTSIIFDEVDTGVSGRVAQAIAEKIYKVAAGSQVLCITHLPQVAAMADTHLFISKRSKAGRTLTSVKPLSHEEKVSEIGRMIAGVEVTELTKQHAKELLHQANDVKTTG; encoded by the coding sequence GTGTTAGCAGAACTAACCATTAAAAACTTTGCAATCATTGAAGAGTTAACAGTTTCATTTGAAAAAGGACTCACAGTCCTAACAGGGGAAACAGGTGCAGGGAAATCCATCATGATTGATGCTGTCTCACTTCTTGTGGGAGGTAGAGGGTCGTCTGAATTTGTTCGTTATGGTGAGAAAAAGGCTGAGCTGGAGGGGCTTTTTCTTGTGCCAGCAGCTGACCACCCTGTATTTGCTTTATGCGAAGAGCATGGAATTGACGCAACGGATGAAATGATGATTCTTCGCCGTGATATGAACAATAACGGGAAAAGCATATGCCGCATCAATGGCAAGCTCGTTACAATCTCACTTTTACGCGAAGTAGGACGCCTTTTGCTCGATATACATGGACAGCACGATAACCAGTTATTGATGGAGGATGAAAATCATCTGCATTTACTCGATCAATTTGGAGCAGAAGAAATTGCACCTGCTCTGTCACAATATCAAGAAGCATATGAGCAATATACAAAGACAGCCCAAAAGCTAAAACAGCTCTCTGAGAATGAGCAGGAAATGGTGCACCGGTTAGATTTACTGCAATTTCAGCTAGAAGAGATTGAAGCGGCACAATTAGAGCCGGGAGAAGATGAGAAGCTTCAAGAAGAGCGCCATCAGATCAGCAACTACGAAAAAATCTTTTCCTCACTCCAAAACGCCTATAATGCCTTGCGCAATGAGCAGGGGGGACTTGATTGGGTTGGCATGTCATCGAGCGAGCTCGAGCAGGTTTCTGAGATCAACGACGATCTGAAAAAGCTATCAGAACAAGTGTCGAACTCTTACTATTTATTAGAGGATTCGACGTTCCAAATGCGAAGCATGCTGGATCAATTAGAGTTCGACCCAGCACGTCTTGATTTAATTGAGTCTAGGCTGAATGAAATGAAGCAGTTAAAACGAAAGTACGGGACAACGGTTGAGGAAATTTTGGAGTATGCGGCGAAGATTGAAGAAGAAATCGATCAAATTCAAAATCGAGACAGTCACCTGCAGACGCTTAAAAACAAACTGGATGCAATGAGCCGTGACGCCCTGCTTGAAGCACTTAACGTTTCGGAGCTTCGTAAAAAATGGGCCAAAAAGCTAGCGAAGCAAATTCAAACAGAACTAAAGGATTTGTATATGGAAAAATCAACGTTTGATACATCCTTTTCTATTCGGTATGCGCCTTTTAGCAGCACGGATAATCCGCTGCTAGATGGAAAGCCCGTCCAGCTTGGAAAAAACGGAATCGACCAAGCTCAATTTGTGATTTCTACTAATCCTGGCGAACCGATGAAATCTTTATCAAAAGTTGCCTCGGGTGGAGAAATTTCACGTGTTATGCTCGCCGTGAAAAGTATCTTCTCGGCCAAACAAGAAGTCACTTCCATTATTTTCGATGAGGTCGATACGGGCGTAAGCGGCAGAGTTGCACAGGCGATTGCCGAAAAAATTTACAAAGTGGCGGCTGGCTCACAAGTGCTCTGCATTACGCACCTCCCGCAAGTAGCAGCAATGGCTGACACGCACCTCTTCATTTCTAAACGCTCTAAAGCAGGCAGAACACTGACAAGCGTCAAACCATTAAGTCATGAAGAAAAAGTGAGTGAAATTGGCAGGATGATTGCGGGTGTGGAAGTCACTGAACTGACAAAACAGCACGCAAAAGAATTGCTGCATCAAGCAAATGATGTCAAAACAACAGGGTAG
- a CDS encoding exodeoxyribonuclease VII small subunit encodes MTESNKQKEEQMTFEEAMKGLEEIVGKLEEGDVPLEQAIHYFQEGMTLSKLCHEKLQHVEKQMDFILKEDGELAPFSVKEADAGDK; translated from the coding sequence ATGACAGAATCCAATAAACAAAAAGAAGAACAAATGACATTTGAAGAGGCGATGAAAGGTCTTGAGGAGATTGTGGGAAAGCTCGAAGAAGGAGATGTACCACTTGAGCAGGCCATTCATTATTTCCAAGAAGGGATGACCCTTTCGAAGCTTTGTCATGAAAAATTACAGCATGTTGAAAAGCAAATGGATTTCATTTTAAAAGAGGACGGTGAGCTAGCTCCCTTCTCAGTGAAGGAGGCCGATGCTGGTGACAAGTAA
- the dxs gene encoding 1-deoxy-D-xylulose-5-phosphate synthase, whose amino-acid sequence MDLLSIKNPTFLKGMSNAELEELSADIRMFLIESLANSGGHIGPNLGVVELTVALHKVFDSPKDKFLWDVGHQSYVHKLLTGRGAEFDTLRQYKGLCGFPKRNESEHDVWETGHSSTSLSGAMGMAAARDIKGTDEYILPIIGDGALTGGMALEALNHIGDEKKDMIVILNDNEMSIAPNVGAIHTMLGRLRTAGKYQWVKDELEYLFKRIPAVGGKLAATAERIKDSLKYLLVSGMFFEEMGFTYLGPVDGHSYEDLFENLEYAKKTKGPVLLHVITKKGKGYQPAESDKIGTWHGTGPYKIDTGDFVKPAAAAPSWSGLVSETVRKLAREDERIVAITPAMPVGSKLEGFAKEFPERMFDVGIAEQHAATMAAGLATQDMKPFLAIYSTFLQRAYDQVLHDICRQNLNVFIGIDRAGLVGADGETHQGVFDIAFMRHMPNMVLMMPKDENEGQHMVNTAIQYDDGPIAMRFPRGNGLGVKMDDQLKTIPIGSWEVLRPGKDAVILTFGTTIKMALQAAEELQKEGKSVRVVNARFIKPLDEAMLNDIFSEGIPILTIEEAVLQGGFGSSVLEYIHDKKASHIKVERMGIPDEFIEHGSVDALLEEIGLTKAQVADTLRDLLPAAPRKGIGS is encoded by the coding sequence TTGGATCTTTTATCAATAAAAAATCCAACGTTTCTAAAAGGAATGTCAAATGCAGAATTAGAGGAGCTTAGCGCTGACATTCGCATGTTTTTAATTGAGTCCTTAGCTAACTCTGGTGGGCATATCGGTCCGAACCTAGGAGTCGTTGAACTGACTGTTGCGCTTCATAAAGTATTTGACAGCCCAAAAGACAAATTCCTCTGGGATGTTGGACATCAGTCGTACGTTCATAAGCTGTTAACGGGAAGAGGGGCGGAGTTTGATACACTTCGTCAATATAAAGGGCTTTGCGGTTTTCCTAAACGAAATGAAAGCGAGCATGATGTGTGGGAGACAGGTCACAGTTCAACCTCGTTATCTGGCGCGATGGGTATGGCGGCAGCGCGTGATATCAAAGGGACAGATGAATATATCCTGCCGATTATCGGAGACGGTGCACTAACCGGAGGTATGGCGCTAGAAGCTTTGAATCATATCGGTGATGAAAAGAAAGATATGATTGTCATATTAAACGACAATGAAATGAGTATTGCACCAAACGTCGGTGCGATTCACACAATGCTTGGCAGATTACGTACAGCTGGCAAATACCAATGGGTAAAAGACGAACTTGAATATTTATTCAAGCGCATTCCAGCTGTAGGTGGAAAGCTTGCTGCCACAGCAGAGCGTATCAAAGACAGCCTCAAATATCTACTTGTATCTGGCATGTTCTTTGAGGAAATGGGATTTACCTACTTAGGTCCTGTCGATGGACATTCGTATGAAGATCTTTTTGAAAATCTTGAATATGCAAAGAAAACAAAAGGTCCGGTTCTTCTGCATGTCATCACGAAAAAAGGAAAAGGCTATCAGCCGGCAGAATCCGATAAAATCGGGACTTGGCACGGTACAGGTCCATACAAAATTGATACAGGTGATTTTGTAAAACCGGCAGCAGCAGCTCCGTCTTGGAGTGGTCTCGTTAGTGAAACGGTCAGAAAGCTGGCGCGGGAAGATGAGCGGATTGTTGCGATCACGCCTGCGATGCCTGTTGGTTCAAAGCTTGAAGGCTTTGCGAAGGAATTTCCAGAGCGGATGTTTGATGTAGGAATTGCCGAGCAGCATGCAGCCACAATGGCAGCTGGGCTTGCGACGCAGGACATGAAGCCATTTTTAGCGATTTATTCAACGTTCCTGCAAAGAGCCTATGACCAAGTGCTACACGATATTTGCCGTCAGAACCTTAACGTATTTATTGGCATTGACCGTGCGGGACTTGTCGGTGCAGATGGAGAAACCCATCAAGGTGTGTTTGATATTGCCTTTATGCGTCATATGCCGAATATGGTGCTCATGATGCCAAAAGATGAAAATGAAGGACAGCACATGGTCAATACAGCCATTCAGTATGATGACGGTCCTATTGCTATGCGCTTCCCGCGCGGTAATGGGCTAGGTGTCAAAATGGATGATCAGCTGAAAACCATTCCGATTGGGTCCTGGGAGGTTCTTCGTCCAGGGAAGGATGCTGTGATTTTAACATTTGGTACGACAATTAAAATGGCGCTCCAAGCTGCAGAAGAACTTCAAAAAGAAGGGAAATCGGTTCGTGTTGTCAATGCTCGTTTTATTAAGCCTCTTGATGAAGCGATGTTAAATGACATTTTTTCTGAAGGTATTCCAATTTTAACGATTGAAGAAGCTGTGCTCCAAGGTGGATTTGGCAGCAGCGTCTTAGAATATATACACGATAAGAAAGCATCTCATATTAAAGTAGAACGTATGGGCATTCCAGATGAATTTATTGAGCATGGAAGTGTTGATGCCCTGCTTGAAGAAATTGGTTTGACGAAAGCACAGGTTGCTGACACTTTACGTGACCTGCTTCCCGCAGCACCAAGAAAAGGAATTGGATCATGA
- a CDS encoding glycerophosphodiester phosphodiesterase translates to MTKIFAHRGFKGIYPENTMIAFEHALHSGADGIELDVQLTKDGRLAVIHDEKLNRTTNMKGLVKDYTYEELKAGDASHSFYEETGAVSIPLLEEVLELVTQQSSLIINIELKNSIYRYPGIEEKVKEQIKHFQIEDRVLVSSFHHGSLALFHKLMPHVELAVLTMDVIHQPEMYIKTVPARGYHPNIKGAGVTKEVVSALHAAQQVIRPFTVNSEKQMKNMFSLSVDGIFTDFPDRAVKIREEMK, encoded by the coding sequence ATGACGAAAATTTTTGCACACAGAGGTTTTAAAGGAATCTACCCTGAAAATACCATGATAGCCTTTGAGCATGCACTCCATTCTGGAGCTGACGGAATTGAGCTGGATGTTCAGCTGACGAAAGATGGCAGGCTTGCTGTCATTCACGATGAGAAGCTGAACAGAACAACGAATATGAAAGGCTTAGTGAAAGACTATACATATGAAGAGTTAAAAGCAGGAGATGCGAGTCATTCTTTTTATGAAGAAACCGGTGCTGTATCCATTCCTCTTTTGGAGGAAGTATTGGAGCTCGTGACGCAGCAATCATCACTCATCATCAATATTGAACTGAAAAACTCCATTTATCGATATCCAGGTATTGAAGAGAAGGTAAAGGAGCAAATTAAACACTTTCAAATAGAAGATCGTGTACTTGTCTCATCGTTTCATCATGGGAGTTTAGCTCTTTTTCACAAGCTGATGCCGCATGTTGAGCTTGCTGTTCTCACAATGGATGTCATTCATCAGCCAGAGATGTACATAAAAACAGTACCTGCAAGAGGTTATCACCCGAATATAAAGGGCGCAGGGGTAACAAAAGAAGTCGTATCGGCTCTCCATGCCGCCCAGCAAGTGATCAGACCATTTACAGTAAACAGTGAAAAGCAAATGAAAAACATGTTTTCCTTAAGTGTCGACGGAATTTTCACTGATTTCCCTGATAGAGCCGTCAAAATAAGAGAAGAAATGAAATAA